The proteins below are encoded in one region of Bosea sp. BIWAKO-01:
- a CDS encoding HAD hydrolase family protein yields the protein MEWYPQLSLAQQEDGARQELIDISASYVAARARSLALNRLPESGKSIKRHEEGLQLLRKTLGRAYPWFLGHTLMRRRLERQLSRQRSPLPTLIDGKMGRAEWIMGPHGPLKTDYEHHGMGKSELNTTDPAYDLAETILTLALSPEEEHRLIRRYVEMTGDDELEQRLFINKLLAGLWTMSSAQEHLFCKSQPADRQQQLHQQFLSAWNFLTEQTALFCGALCRSSPDVQWRSPLVSLDIDGVLDHRRFGFPSTTADGIEAVSLLGAHGFCVALNTARSVAEVKAYCQAYGFAGGVAEYGSYLWDAVAQRGQVLIGEEARRQLAELRARLRTIPGVFLDDRHQYSIRAFTYQAMPRAMLSVLVNALRGFGIGPGPPTPLPPLAIDHLMTELGLDQLSVHKTMNDTTIVAKETDKGVGLTALRDWVLSPDAETIAIGDSEADLPMFRVADRCFAPAQIDCALQARLLGCQIAPHSDQRGLLDIARLLAHPDGSRCSHCSNLREPWPRDDLFLETLKAADRPPWATLMRALW from the coding sequence ATGGAGTGGTATCCTCAGCTGTCGCTTGCCCAGCAGGAGGATGGCGCGCGGCAGGAACTCATCGACATATCGGCTTCCTATGTCGCCGCGAGAGCCCGCAGCCTTGCCCTGAACCGCCTCCCGGAATCGGGCAAGAGCATCAAGCGGCACGAAGAGGGCCTTCAGCTGCTGCGCAAGACGCTCGGCAGGGCTTATCCGTGGTTCCTGGGACACACGCTGATGCGCCGCCGCCTCGAGCGGCAACTCTCCCGGCAACGCAGCCCGCTGCCCACGCTCATCGATGGGAAAATGGGACGTGCCGAGTGGATCATGGGGCCGCACGGGCCGCTCAAGACAGACTATGAGCACCACGGCATGGGCAAGTCCGAGTTGAACACGACGGACCCGGCTTATGATCTAGCGGAGACGATCCTGACCTTGGCGCTCTCGCCGGAGGAGGAGCACAGGCTCATCCGGCGCTATGTCGAGATGACCGGGGACGATGAACTGGAGCAGCGGCTGTTCATCAACAAGTTGCTCGCGGGTCTCTGGACAATGTCCTCGGCCCAGGAACATCTCTTCTGCAAGTCACAGCCTGCCGACCGACAGCAGCAACTCCACCAGCAATTCCTGAGCGCCTGGAACTTTCTGACGGAGCAGACGGCGCTTTTCTGCGGCGCTCTTTGTCGATCGTCGCCGGATGTGCAGTGGCGTTCGCCGCTTGTCTCCCTGGATATCGACGGTGTCCTGGATCACCGCCGTTTCGGGTTCCCGTCGACCACGGCTGACGGGATCGAGGCCGTCTCGCTTTTGGGGGCCCACGGATTCTGCGTGGCGCTGAACACGGCCCGCTCCGTCGCAGAGGTCAAGGCCTATTGTCAGGCTTACGGCTTCGCCGGAGGTGTGGCCGAGTATGGCAGCTATCTATGGGATGCGGTGGCCCAGCGCGGGCAAGTCCTCATCGGCGAGGAGGCCAGGCGTCAATTGGCAGAACTGCGCGCGCGCCTGCGCACCATTCCCGGCGTGTTCCTCGACGACCGACATCAGTACTCCATCCGGGCCTTCACCTATCAGGCCATGCCGCGCGCCATGCTCTCCGTCCTGGTGAACGCGCTTCGTGGGTTCGGCATCGGGCCCGGCCCCCCCACCCCCCTGCCCCCGCTTGCCATCGATCATCTGATGACCGAACTGGGGCTGGACCAGCTTTCGGTCCACAAGACCATGAACGACACGACGATCGTGGCAAAGGAGACCGATAAGGGCGTCGGCCTGACGGCACTGCGAGATTGGGTCTTGAGCCCTGATGCTGAAACAATCGCCATTGGCGATTCGGAAGCCGATCTCCCAATGTTTCGTGTCGCCGATCGCTGTTTCGCGCCGGCCCAGATCGATTGCGCGCTCCAGGCTCGGCTTCTCGGCTGCCAGATCGCCCCGCATTCCGACCAGAGAGGCCTTCTGGATATCGCTCGCCTGCTCGCCCACCCG